One window of Vanessa cardui chromosome 5, ilVanCard2.1, whole genome shotgun sequence genomic DNA carries:
- the LOC124530012 gene encoding polyglutamylase complex subunit TTLL1-like: protein MDKCRVTYCTDLEKSVIISNFERRGWIQVGPDDEWNFYWSFTQNCRNIFSIENGYRMSDNQIINHFPNHYELSRKDLLVKNIKRYRKELEREGNPLAEKTEIMLPNGQTVTRYVHLDFIPVTYVLPADYNMFVEEYRKSPQSTWIMKPCGKSQGAGIFLINKLSKLKKWSREAKTPLHPQISSKESYVISRYIDNPLLIGGKKFDLRLYVLVTSFRPLKAYLFQHGFCRFCTVKYDTSVTELDNMYVHLTNVSVQKHGGDYNNLHGGKMSIQNFRLYLEGTRGRSVTEKLFADMHWLIVHSLKAVAPVMANDRHCFECYGYDIIIDKALKPWLVEVNASPSLQSTTHNDRILKYKLIDNIVSVVVPPDGIPDARWNKIPSNEALGDFDVLIDEELIEKDEAPLRGNKFNRYRS from the coding sequence ATGGATAAGTGCAGGGTAACTTATTGTACGGATCTTGAAAAATCTGTTATTATAAGCAATTTCGAACGGCGTGGTTGGATCCAGGTCGGACCCGACGACGAATGGAACTTCTACTGGTCGTTCACCCAAAATTGTCGAAACATATTCAGCATCGAAAATGGTTACAGAATGAGTGACAATCAAATAATTAACCATTTTCCAAATCACTACGAACTCTCGCGAAAGGATTTGTTAGTGAAGAACATAAAAAGATATCGCAAAGAGCTGGAAAGAGAAGGTAATCCCTTAGCGGAAAAAACCGAAATCATGTTACCTAATGGGCAGACTGTCACACGTTATGTTCATTTGGATTTCATTCCTGTCACCTACGTCCTACCTGCCGATTACAACATGTTCGTAGAAGAATATCGGAAATCACCCCAAAGTACGTGGATTATGAAACCCTGTGGGAAATCGCAGGGAGCTGGAATTTTTTTGATAAACAAACTCTCTAAACTGAAGAAGTGGTCTCGTGAAGCTAAAACTCCATTACATCCACAGATCAGCAGTAAGGAAAGTTACGTCATATCGCGTTATATTGACAATCCCCTTTTGATTGGCGGCAAGAAATTCGATCTTAGGTTGTATGTTTTGGTTACATCGTTCCGTCCCCTAAAGgcttatttatttcaacatgGCTTCTGTAGATTTTGCACTGTGAAATATGATACGAGTGTTACTGAGTTGGATAACATGTACGTTCATTTGACAAATGTGAGCGTACAAAAACACGGGGGAGACTATAACAATTTGCACGGTGGAAAAATGAGTATACAGAATTTCCGTCTTTATTTAGAAGGTACTCGAGGCCGTTCGGTTACAGAGAAACTGTTCGCAGATATGCACTGGCTGATTGTCCACTCTCTGAAAGCTGTGGCCCCTGTAATGGCGAACGATCGCCATTGTTTTGAATGTTATGGATATGACATCATTATAGATAAAGCGCTGAAGCCCTGGTTGGTGGAAGTTAATGCGTCCCCCTCTTTACAGTCGACTACACATAAtgatagaatattaaaatataagttgatCGACAACATCGTCTCCGTCGTTGTCCCCCCAGACGGGATACCGGATGCGAGGTGGAATAAAATTCCGAGCAACGAAGCTTTAGGCGACTTCGATGTCTTGATCGATGAGGAATTAATTGAAAAGGATGAAGCACCTTTACGCGGCAACAAATTTAATCGTTACAGGTcgtaa